The following proteins come from a genomic window of Triticum aestivum cultivar Chinese Spring chromosome 6A, IWGSC CS RefSeq v2.1, whole genome shotgun sequence:
- the LOC123127392 gene encoding serine/threonine-protein kinase EDR1 isoform X4 encodes MDDLPDGEGQSDIHSTDANWLSSHEEHKFQSISLAKQDHNSDLADSSLNCMKGDHSFCASQELWSTGSLSSPIPNGFYSIIPDKKLKECFDAIPSPDDLYSLGIEGFKAEIILVDLEKDKKLSAIRQLCVALVKGLSSNPAAMIKKLAGLVCDFYKRPNPQLSPARTSSEENFHFMENKGIQLLGQIRHGSCRPRAILFKVLADSVGIDSKLLVGISDEESHEHDDSPKHMSVVVMLKSMEFLVDLMRFPGQLIPFSSNAIITSHISAAGESDSADYDSCDSPLEPNSPLCSQRQEQDENNRSFKVPSLRDIMHRTSNSMEGKLRCSSHSEPNVANALCGRRGRKANEHQRTASSSPDHPLSRAHGRSNLGDRQYGDGVAVSRYLNGASTSSARRGRPKSMSTSPEIGDDFARAVKEMSESMRKNRHSRAHNDGSPGHSNDSQRKEESVGDLNDDEVSVREPNVQEGSRRHIITQKALSLPSSPHRLGNHGSNLREPADFLTAEDLMSTWNKALQSSPFLNKPLLPFEEWHIGFSEIAVGTRVGIGFFGEVFRGIWNGTDVAIKVFLEQDLTMENMEDFCNEISILRFSYSFAAISVILAVLFSYYFLFLIFSRLRHPNVILFLGACMKPPHLSLVTEYMEMGSLYYLIHTSGQKSKISWRRRLKMLRDICRGLMCMHRLKIVHRDLKSANCLVNKHWTVKLCDFGLSRLLSNSAMSDNSSAGTPEWMAPELIRNEPFTEKCDIFSLGVIMWELCTLSRPWAGKPPVQVVYSVANEGARLEIPDGPLGSLIAVFRPHIQTPWPPQCYCN; translated from the exons ATGGATGATCTGCCAGATGGTGAAGGGCAATCTGATATACACTCTACTGACGCAAATTGGCTGTCCTCACATGAAGAGCATAAGTTCCAATCCATTTCCTTGGCTAAGCAGGACCACAATTCGGATTTGGCAGATTCTTCTCTTAACTGTATGAAAGGTGACCATTCATTTTGCGCTTCTCAGGAATTATGGTCTACTGGATCTCTATCGAGTCCAATACCCAATGGATTTTACTCAATTATACCG GATAAGAAACTGAAGGAGTGTTTTGACGCCATTCCTTCTCCTGATGATCTATATTCCCTTGGAATAGAGGGCTTCAAGGCTGAGATAATTCTTGTGGACTTAGAGAAGGATAAAAAGCTATCTGCGATAAGGCAGCTATGTGTAGCTCTGGTAAAAGGATTGAGTTCTAACCCAGCCGCAATGATAAAAAAGCTTGCAGGTTTG GTTTGTGACTTCTATAAGCGACCAAATCCACAGCTCAGCCCTGCAAGAACTTCTTCTGAAGAAAATTTTCATTTCATGGAAAACAAGGGAATTCAATTGTTGGGGCAGATAAGACATGGATCTTGTCGGCCCAGAGCAATTTTATTTAAAGTCCTTGCTGACTCTGTTGGTATAGATTCTAAGCTGTTGGTG GGCATTTCAGATGAAGAATCTCATGAACACGATGACTCACCCAAACATATGTCTGTTGTTGTTATGCTGAAGTCCATGGAGTTTCTCGTTGATCTAATGCGTTTTCCAGGACAACTAATTCCATTCTCATCCAATGCTATAATCACATCCCATATATCTGCTGCTGGAGAGAGTGACTCTGCTGACTATGATTCTTGTGATTCTCCTCTTGAACCGAATAGTCCTTTGTGCTCTCAACG GCAAGAGCAAGATGAAAACAATAGGTCATTTAAAGTTCCGTCCCTAAGAGACATCATGCACCGAACTTCAAACTCTATGGAGGGCAAATTGAGATG TTCATCACATAGTGAACCAAATGTTGCCAATGCCTTATGTGGACGCCGTGGGAGGAAAGCTAATGAACATCAAAGAACTGCCAGTTCAAG TCCAGACCATCCATTGTCCAGAGCACATGGGCGCTCAAACTTGGGTGACAGACAGTACGGAGATGGTGTAGCTGTATCAAGGTACCTCA ATGGTGCATCAACGTCAAGTGCGCGGAGAGGACGTCCAAAAAGTATGAGTACATCCCCTGAAATTGGTGATGACTTTGCGAG GGCAGTTAAAGAAATGAGTGAAAGCATGAGGAAAAATCGCCATTCAAGGGCACATAATGATGGTAGTCCAGGACATTCAAATGATTCACAGAGAAAA gaggaatcaGTAGGTGACCTCAACGATGATGAGGTGTCAGTAAGAGAACCAAATGTTCAGGAGGGTTCAAGAAGGCACATTATTACTCAGAAGGCATTGTCATTACCTTCATCACCGCATCGGTTAGGTAACCATGGTTCTAATCTTAGAGAGCCAGCTGACTTCCTTACAGCAGAAGATCTGATGTCCACTTGGAATAAAGCATTGCAATCTTCACCATTTCTGAACAAGCCATTATTGCCTTTTGAAGAATGGCATATTGGGTTCTCAGAGATTGCTGTTGGCACTCGTGTTGGAATAG GTTTTTTTGGGGAAGTTTTCCGTGGCATCTGGAATGGAACAGATGTAGCTATAAAAGTATTTCTGGAGCAAGATTTAACAATGGAGAATATGGAAGATTTCTGCAATGAGATCTCCATACTTAGGTTTTCATATAGCTTTGCTGCAATTTCTGTTATTCTAGCAGTTCTGTTCTCTTattatttcctttttcttattttcaGCCGTCTCCGACATCCCAATG TCATATTGTTCCTTGGTGCATGTATGAAGCCTCCTCACTTATCCCTAGTCACTGAATATATGGAAATGGGTTCCTTGTACTATTTGATTCACACAAGTGGCCAGAAAAGTAAGATCAGTTGGCGAAGGAGGCTAAAAATGCTCCGTGATATCTGTAG GGGTCTTATGTGTATGCACCGTTTGAAGATAGTTCATCGTGATCTAAAGAGTGCGAATTGCCTTGTTAACAAGCACTGGACAGTCAAGTTATGTGATTTTGGGCTCTCTCGGTTATTGTCGAATTCTGCAATGAGTGACAACTCATCTGCAGGCACTCCAGAGTGGATGGCTCCTGAGCTTATTCGTAACGAACCATTTACAGAAAAGTGTGATATCTTTAGCCTCGGAGTTATCATGTGGGAGCTTTGCACTCTGAGTAGGCCCTGGGCAGGAAAGCCGCCAGTTCAG GTTGTTTACTCTGTTGCGAACGAAGGGGCAAGATTGGAAATACCAGATGGACCTTTGGGTAGCTTGATAGCAG